In the genome of Chrysoperla carnea chromosome 5, inChrCarn1.1, whole genome shotgun sequence, the window tgtaatttatttttaatacttactaTCATTTACTGTGTTtcattctataataatttttttactctatttttttagaaagaaattattaaaacttttataattttaaaatggtttaaaacataaaaaaacacgtttttttgcattaaaaagaGTATAACAAATTTATCTGTAGTGCAAAGTTAAAAGCGTGAGGTGATCTCTtcattgtgttttttaattagctgaattttatacattacaattaaaattattcactttttagtgcaataatgcgcgttttttaaagtgttataaAGTAAGTTCCCAAAATTAACGCCAGAAGTAATTTTCATAGAAATCaacacagtttttttattaaaatttagaaatttttattatttcataacttCCTGATGGGACATAGAACTTCCTCAAGGCGTTAGTGTTTGCCTACTTATTGTCAGAaactcaaagaaaaaaaattccccggaaaaatattcaataatgtgATTTCTCATAATTTCGGCGGGCTATCATATCTAATATCtccgaatttttttaatttatcttttcacattttatgaaaatcaaccACTATTTTAACCATAgtttatacaaaaatcataGGCTGCAGctgtaaaaactttattattttaaaaatcttgcCCAACACTGAAAACGCGTTCTATTGATCGTCTAGTCCTCCATTTAAATAACAAACTTGTCAACAGGTTACAACGGGAGTGGGAAAACGTTCAATAGATCAGGTCATCAATTGCAATCACCATATAAAAGtacaaatgaaaaagaaaacatatatggattttaataatatttattcaatatttctataatataatcataaacTAATTCTTTAACATCTCTAGCATATAGAAAATCTAAATGTGAAAATGGTGGATAATtaacaagaaataattttgaattattcaattgacgatgtaaattttttacatctTCTGGCATTACATATACATCACCATCACCGTACATTAAATATATTGGggcttgaatattttttaaattatataatggtGATTCTTCTTGCCCATAAATACGTTTATTTAGAAGTTTACCATAATCAAACCTTGCAAATCGACCtgattaaaataacttattaaaatCTATTTGAAAATTCCAATTGTATTTCACACTCCCAGCGTTGATCGTAGGAACTAAATCGGCATTGAACTTCAAGGcaagttttttgaattattcaagtGATGGCATTAAATACATGAAAATTGAGTAGGAATTCAATAAAGTGTCAAACGTTATTACGTTATCTGTTTCCCTAGTTGAAATTTAGAAaccaaaaatagtattttaaagttaaagataattttcagcatcaaattttgtaattccTTGTAGGCGTTGGTACGTAATAACATCGATTTTTACGTTTATGTACAGTAGATCAAAtactaatttatataataatttgattccTACCAtgaatgttcaaaatgttcaatAGTTCTCAAATTGCGTTGGATGTTTCATTATGGAGCAATTCTTACGACCAACGCTTTTaactttttgttgtaaatataagAATAcctgtttgaaataattgattgtaatgtTTCAATTGCCGAACTGAGGCTCCTCCAGGATAATGGCTAATAATTTGAGCAATATTTCTCTGTAATAGGTGGAAGTAGTTTAATattcaatagtttattatttagttgtcggatgatattaaaacatttacttattGTGACCTTGTTTAGTTCTTTTTGGTTTGTAAGCAAGACCTACAAAGTTAGTTCTACAGCCAAGGAACAGTTAATAATACTAGGTATTTCTCGCTTCCTTCATTGAGAAATTCTGTAATTCTAGTCTGTTATGAgataagttttgaaaaatgaatttctgGCAATTATCTTAGATGAGTTTATCGATTGTATTAGGGATTTGTTCTCTTCAatttgtttatcaattaaattatatgcaTATAAGGAGATCTTACCGGATCAATTTGTTCTTGAGGATGTCCAACCACAATATCTAATTCAAAATTACAGACCGCTAATTGTTCATCGGtactattaaaattacaaagtttCATTATTGGTTGAGAAATTTCCTCAGTGTGAGGATAGACTCCATACATTTTCAACATTGTGGTGAGTTTCTGTaaacaagaaaaattgaaattaataacaattcaaggtagtacaagcgtcaataccaatgttaaatatgcctttttttgaagacatttatttatttaaataatcggacaaccccccctctgaaattttcagaattgattgagacttaatccaacttcatataaaagacAAGCCTTTTATCCCAAATTGCCCTGGCTCTCGCACATTCTTAATTTATaaccaaataataaatacttatgtTTAGTTAGTCgctagtataaaaaaaagtcagcCATTCGCACATCATATAGCtttatgtttcttttattaTGGAATCAAAATAACTATTGTTTCAAACTTTTACGTTCTTTATAATTTGAGGTTGaacacaaaaaaacttttgctaTATTAAATACATTGCACCTTTTTACACATGTATCCAAGACTGCATGTTAAATCATGTATCAATAATTTAACACAAATATCCAGTGCTGTGGGGTGTTTATTTCTTGGATTATTTTTGTTGATAGTATTTTTGCTGTTTTATTTTTGTGCATTCTGACCGGAACTGTGTTCTTATACCAAGTTTACTTTGAAAACAAAGTCATTTGGACAAAAACAAAAGTGTAGGTACTAAAAAGttctcatttataatacataaaaaattatccaatctTTTTGCATCACATTTTACCCACTCAACCAATACCCCTTATCCTTACCTCAAGATGATCCGAATTTGCTAAAAACTTTCTTATTGGGCTGTTTAATGGCGTATGATCCACAAAAGCAGACGGTCCAAGTGCAAAggcaactttaattttttcattgtatTCAGGCAATTCGGCTAACATGACAAACATAGCTGTAGTACCTTGTGAGAATGAAACCACACTGGCTTGATTTTGTTCGGTCAAATTCAATGCATAATCTATGGTTGCAGTCAAGTCCAAAGTACCCAGCTCATGCCAActataacaaacaaatttagaaattataataaacaaatgtcATAACTGCGAACCAAACTCAATTAGCTTACCTAAAGTCCCAAAATTGTTTATCCTTTATAGGATCATAAAGCACATGACTTCTAGAGAAAGTAGTACCTCTGTGATTAACGATCCACACATCATATCCAGCATCAACGAGTAAATATGAAAGAGATGTTTCCGGACCTCTATCCGTGTAACAAGCCGCTGTACAAAATAAAGCTGGAGAAAGTATGACAACTGGACGACTTTCATTTGTATCAGTAAGATTTTTTCCCCGTGGAATACGAAgtatagtaattaaataattatctttgGTTTCAACAACATGCTTTTCTGCTGGATACCCCAGTTTCAATGTTTCTTTATACTGTGAATAAATTTCGAGGTTATAATTCTTAAGGATAGGAAGATGCTAATTCATTGGAACTGACTCACTGGACTCCTTGATTTAAGCAAAGTATACTATAAGTTTCTACTCCTCGCTCACTTTAGGAGCTTCCAGAATTCGCTCAATCATAGAACAAACTATCAGAGAAAATATCAAAgacaaaaaaagatagtcagtcatggggactgaCATGATCGAATATcttaaaacgaaaagaaaacGTTATTCGAAAGACCataagcaattttatttaaggtttgTGCAAACCAGTTTCCTTATTCATTTATAGTAGTGGAAGCAGTCCCAtacttgattaaaattattccgGCCTGACTATTGGTATAAATAAAGatgtgaatatttatattttacttacgGCATCGTAGCCCAAATGATTAGGGTCAAATGTCCatagtttcttaaaaattaaagcgtATTCCAGAGAGAACTTATCAGATTTACGTGAACGACTATGTAACAATGAATTTGTCGCCATAATGTGACATAAAatgcataatataataaataatttacttcgtgttatcaaaaatttcatgttAAGAATTTACGAGTTCTGTGTCTTATACATTAATTGCTGCAACTGAAATACATAATAAGAAAGTTATTGTTACAGAAATGAAGggtagaataataattttataagtactCGTAAATTGCTTAATGTAATCCAAGTTTAATCTGATTATACAACCGAATttcagttaataaaaaaatttattagtacaAAAAGATTAGAAAAAGGTAATCAAAATTATACGTATTAAATACAACTTAACTCGACATGTATACAATGAggatacatttattttaatctaaatttttgtaactgaaaatttttattaaaataatataattcattcatttcaaaaattgtttcccCTTTAACGGTGCACACAAAAGAGATAGATAgagctataaaattttacatcaataaaatgatttcttgAAAATCATCTTATCAACTAgtaaatttacttaatttataaaaggaTAGAAATGTTTAGGAAAATATGCTTCCTAACTGCTAAATAAAAATGCCAAAACATTATACCAAgcatatctttatttttttatgtttaaccgTCATATAAAACTGCATTTTTTTGAATGCACTACCGATTTAATATCtctaaaatatctttatacaAGATATTATAAACGTTTTTCGCATACAAGAAATCCAAATGAGACCATAATGTGTAATTAACACGCCATAATTGTGCATTGggtaaatgtttatataaattcagTACATCTTGTTTATCTGCAATTACATCACCATCtccatatattaaataaatacgtttttgaacattttctaatttataggATGGTGGAGATATTTGTCCATATACTTCCAGATTTTTATAATGGCCGTAATCATACTTGTTGAAAccaccttaaaaaaatattgttattgatTACTAAGAATTGGAAATATACCGCgtgtatcaaaataaataatcaataatctaGAGGTCTATAGGTCTATAGGTCCACCCAAAAAGGTTTTGGTATTAAAATCTCattggattttcgaaaaaataatttctttcaaaagttgatgttaatttttgacattactataaattaaagttttgctTTATGCATAATAGATTTTGAGAGTCGcagcaaaacttttaaaaactgttGATCAATAAACAAAAGTGGCTCTAAATGTagcaatttattgaaaaatgagcAAAACCTTAAATAGCCAAAATGCTTACTATAGtccgaaacaatttttcgaaaatttctaacGTCTGATGCTTTGAAGGAGAAAATTTTCTGTTCACAGGCTCCTCTTACCACAATGCTTGTTAATCGAAGATTCGTTATCGCAAATTCAATCGGGCGTGAGATataaaccaacaaaattttgaaattggtcAGGAAAGGCTTTTTCGATTTAATATAGACAGATAGAGGCAGCAATAGatctattttttactttgtaacGTATTTTATCCATCTACCTAATTCAAAAAACTCAagcttttatgaaaaatttttagggCGTATACTCCTTTCCGATGGAAAATATGTATACGCATTTTAATGCAGTGTGGTAGCAgccatattaaaaaatcattctcAAAATTATCGCTATTCTGAAACTTTATATTTTCCTTCTGATTGGAGTTATAAGATAGCATCTTGGTGAAAAAGTGGTATGTAGAACAATGTCTGACTAGTAATAAAATCTCGAACttctaaaatgttttgaaataatactCCTGTAATATTGTTTGATTTACTTTTGATATGCTATTGCAGATACTGTTTTTATACCGTAGTTAATCAGCTGGGCGTAGTGCACTGCTTGTTGAACTGAAGCTCCTCCAGGAAAATGGCTTGTGATATGATGGAGATCTCTCTATAACACGTTAAATTATAGcttaagtgtaataataatttaaatatgtaattgtaCTGTACCTCTTCTTCAAAACTGGGATTAGAACCGGAATTTTAAGAGATTGAGAGAAGAGATATTGAAATACGATTTACAAATGCTACTGGTGACGGTAATCGCACTGTAAAGGATATTTaactagttttataataaatcaaatagatACACTCACTGGATCTATGGTTTCTTGAGGATGACCAGCTATACTCTCAATTATGGTTTCACAAAGTGCCAATTGGACTTGATTACTTTCATAATTACAAGTTGCCATAATTGGTCCTGATAACGCATTATTGTGCGGGAAAATGTTGAAGATTTGTAAAGAAGAGAGGATGAtctgaaaatataataagattttATAATAACGGTAAAAACTACAAAGATTAGGCCATTTGTGATCAGGTTGAAAATTGGGAAAGAAAATAAGTAGTACCTACTTATTCAAATAGACAAAACTcacatgtaattttttataatttgctgATAAAAGTTTTAACCCTGGATTTACATTTTCAAGAAAAGCCATGGGTGCCAATGCAAATAATACTTTCACTTTTTCGTTATACTCAGGTTTTTCGGATAACATTACAAGTAAAGAAGTGGTTCCTTGAGAATACCCAACAACGTTCAACTCTTTTTGGTTAGTCAATTCAAGTATATAGTCTATCGTCGTGGGAATATCGATCGTACCAATTTCATGCCatctaaaatttgttaaaaatatgtgcTTAAATTTAAACAAGGAATATTTTGGTttcataagtttttttatttatttatttattttttttttattattattattattatttttttttttttgggattttttttGAGTACATGTAACCATGTAAATGCGTTTAAATTGATTCATGCAGTTACGGTTGGAACGCACAtcctaaaaacattttcttttttacgaAAACAAGCATACAAATTTAACAGGCTTAAACATTTTGAGATTTTCTTAATCTaccccaaaattttatttcaaaatcgaatattgcatttttaatttttcaagagaaaaaatcacaaaattacttttttgcttaaaactgatcaaaaaatacaaaaatattttttattttgaaaaaattcaaaattttgtactttgcacaACCCtcccttttttttattgttaggcTTAgctattaagtaaaatttttttggtaagcTTAGCATTTAACTTCTTCTATTTGCTATATACTTAATTAAAagttatggaaaaaatattccCATATGAAATCTGCTAAAAACAAGCGGATATGGATACGGTTATCCAGAACTTTACTTGTTCATACTCACCCAAAATCCCAAAATCTTTCATCGGTCAAAGAATTATAAACCACATGGCCACGAGAAAAGGTTGTTCCTCTTGCATTAAGTATCCATACATCATATCCTGCATCAGCCAAAGAATATGCTAGGGCATGATTTGACGTTGCTATATTGTCCGTGAAACATGCAGCTGTACCCAGGAATCCTGGGACTAAATATACTACTGGGCGTTTTGAATATGCGTACTCTTGGTATTTTCCATGAGGTATTTGAAGTACAGTTAATATATATCCATCTGCAGTTGTGACGTAATGATTTAGAGCAGGATAACCCAAGTTTTTTGTTTCTTCATACTACAAAATGTATATGAGCTATATAGATTTATATGCAGCATTTAAGAAAATGTATCCACGACTGTAATTTTCTTCATTATTCAGtattatgtcaaaaatttttatatacctttAGCATACGGTTTCTTTACAGAAGCTGTACTTTAGCGGTACCaacattattgtaaaaattaaagactttaatatttcgaaaacaaagatATCACGTTTTACTGATCTGATATActgatataaaatgatttaattggatttagTCAAATTACcccactttttacatttttattatattatttacagaaaacaaatattattatgagtaaacattattttattgaacgTATATAAACAAACTACGCCTATTGTGGCGTGGTTTGATTGTTTACTATAATGTTTACTCATAATAACATTTACAACAATGTTACTTACCGGATCTAATCCCACatcatttggatcaaaattaaataatgtttttaatgtaGATAATAAAGAACTTGGAAATGTTAAATTACTTTCTTGACTATaaaccattaaataaataagattaaacTTTAACATGGTAACAATATTAAAGACCATGttcttttagaaataattaaaccTGTGCGTCGTAAATGCTTTTAACACTCCAAGtaacagttttgattactcgTGCCTAATGTATTGTGTGCATTAATGTGTGTCAATTTTTATAAGTATTACTTATGTCGTAATGTAtgaataaagtatttaaaaggAAACTAACAATATTAAttccatataatattatacatagagaacgctaTGGCCCAAAGTTTgggatatgatgaatgagagagaagactggcAGCTAGTTCCTATGTGCCCTTGTCTTATGCATCTGTCATTGGctagatattgtttacattattgatatttaataaatggGTGGTTcaaaaacgatttatggaatattatttaatgcattaaaagttatttaaaaactaaaaacgtcaaaagaaactttatttacattACAAACACAATATCGTTGTTTGTATATcgttgtattgtttaaaaaaaaaaagtctaatgTGTCGACaggtattatttaattactaaaacttCGGCCACATATTGAAGAATATTCAAactctctatgcatcatatgattatggcatatgactatgacaaggacacataggaactaactggcagtcttgtctctcattcatcatatcgcatctacttacaggctagcatatCTCGCGCGATAtctatgttaatattttatgattcattCATAGTTATTTTGCTCTATTTGCTTAAATTGTTGCGAAGGATGAAAGAAACATAAACAGACGAGAACAGGTCAGTGCGAAACAAGGCAAAGAATCAGAATTTAGATTTtacttaagatattttaaattttaatattattcgcGCTGAAAATTAGTATGGTTTCATACCaccaagtttttaattttctccgGTCgggtttttattgtttaaaatattatcacgcgcttgattaatatatttatttaatagaaaaatgcctaaaaatgtaaatacataaaaacgtggtattttaaaattattcactgaAAATGTAGATAAgcatgcattattttttttcattcacaaATAACTGAAAGAagttatagtttagaaaaaccattttcaattgtaaaattagatgaaaaatcaatttaaaaaaattttttattgtaaatttttcttcataattttaactaaacttttaaaaaaaataaaattaaaaatcatgtaGGTTCACTAATCTAAGCATCCCACACATTCCATTAGAATTTGGGTTcctagtattttttttgttctttcagaaagttgaaacaaaagttttttcataGCTCAGTCCGCACATTTAACTAGGTTAACTCGATCGAGCTGGGTTATTTGATACAAGAGGCGAATAATATAAGTAAACACCTCTAATTTGATAATGATTTCACTTACTAACTAGGTATCTAGGTTGCGGTCAAATTTATCaactaaatgaattttatgtataaatagtaACCTCCAAATGTTATCACTTGTGCCAAAAAAATTGTgccaaaatattgtttatacttattaaaaatatttggagATTTGATCAATCCttcaatactatttaaataaaatttggaataaaaaaaatagacttAAAAGATTCTTATCAGCATGTTTATTGCTTATATTCAAATGATTTTACGATAAACAATGATTGATAAAACGTAACAAAGGAttagatattttgtatttaagatTAGAAACATGATATTACCAACAGAATAGCAATTTTTCGACATAGCTCCGGATTGGGACCACTTGCTGTGTTCAAGCTTTGCAGGATGACTGTTTAGAAGCACATCTAATGAATGATGAAACAAGCAGACCGTTTTCAGCACCACCACTAAGTGACAGTTTTTCAACCTCCCACCTTTGGGAAGAATATCCCCCTCAGTAGACCGTAACATATCGCCTGCTCTctaaatataagttttatttcaggagttTTCATGGTATTCTATTATAATTCGAATAAGTAATatctaatataattaaaacaattttatgggAGTATATAAGTCTACGATTTGTACATAAAGCTTACATTGAAAggttaatactattttctaacaaatttcaataagtaattatgtcaatttacatttaaaaaatattatttatgcaattttgcttaatttcaaaactataataaaaccAATTCAATTACTTGTTactattgaataatatttacatgtaaataattgaaaaataatttttaataaaacgcgtgaattattgcaaattttataagagaGCAGCGCTTCGATCGATTCAGTTGCCCCCTCTAGCTACTTTGTACACAAAAATGTGTTACATCATTAATTTTCCTCCTTCAGTAAATTAAAACACGTAAATTTTCTTCTCTAACGCACTTAATTTGTTTCCAAAAACATTGACATTAAATTgtcttgcaatttttttctttgtcttAGTCAAATTCAAAGTATCATCCCTAATCAGTAAttattttacgaaataaaatttgaatatagcTTACTGACGACACACTAATTTCGGCTGTACTTTTATTTAAGAACTTGAAGATATAATCCATAGCTGATGTTCTAAATTTACattgtttttatgtaaattaatgaatgtgagatgaaataacaaaaaacaatttttaatttcaactttcattatgaaaattaatctttattgaatttatacaaaatctcaaatacataattataaagTAGAGAAATAACATCTTTGGCATAAAGAAAGTCAGTATGTTTGAACTTGGGATAATTGACTCGGAATAAAGTTGAATTTGGTAgcaaattatgtaatattttaacatcctgaaacaatcaaattattaagtttttaactaAGTGCTGAATTTcacatatcaaattaaaattgcacTTACTTCTGGAGTCGCTAGATTATCTGCATCACCGTACAGAAGATAAACTGGAgcttttatatttgataaattataagCAGGAGGTGTagtttgaccataaatttgtttattgtatcTTTTCCCAaaatcaaatttcttaaaaccACCTAGAAATCATAAGTATAAGTGGACTAAAAACCATTTGACACAACACCCTGCAGGAAAGTAACCCGACAAAATGAGAAAACGGCAAAAATATTTCCTCTTCATAACTAATTGaaatatacacacacaaacCGATAAAATCATGGCCCTTCCATTGCTTTTGTGGGCGAAAAGTAAAACTTAAAGCATTACAAATTTAGAGCATTTGATCAACCCCATTCACCTATTCTCGATTGGAACAAAAATACAACTCAATAGAACCTATTCGATTCATAAGaaaatgatttcattatttttgattatcttGTACACGATGTGTAGGCATTATAATTGAATTGGCTAGAGACTATAAAGGCTTCTTCACATGCATGTAACTTT includes:
- the LOC123300702 gene encoding lipase 3-like, producing MKFLITRSKLFIILCILCHIMATNSLLHSRSRKSDKFSLEYALIFKKLWTFDPNHLGYDAYKETLKLGYPAEKHVVETKDNYLITILRIPRGKNLTDTNESRPVVILSPALFCTAACYTDRGPETSLSYLLVDAGYDVWIVNHRGTTFSRSHVLYDPIKDKQFWDFSWHELGTLDLTATIDYALNLTEQNQASVVSFSQGTTAMFVMLAELPEYNEKIKVAFALGPSAFVDHTPLNSPIRKFLANSDHLEKLTTMLKMYGVYPHTEEISQPIMKLCNFNSTDEQLAVCNFELDIVVGHPQEQIDPRNIAQIISHYPGGASVRQLKHYNQLFQTGRFARFDYGKLLNKRIYGQEESPLYNLKNIQAPIYLMYGDGDVYVMPEDVKNLHRQLNNSKLFLVNYPPFSHLDFLYARDVKELVYDYIIEILNKYY
- the LOC123301118 gene encoding lipase 3-like, with amino-acid sequence MVFNIVTMLKFNLIYLMVYSQESNLTFPSSLLSTLKTLFNFDPNDVGLDPYEETKNLGYPALNHYVTTADGYILTVLQIPHGKYQEYAYSKRPVVYLVPGFLGTAACFTDNIATSNHALAYSLADAGYDVWILNARGTTFSRGHVVYNSLTDERFWDFGWHEIGTIDIPTTIDYILELTNQKELNVVGYSQGTTSLLVMLSEKPEYNEKVKVLFALAPMAFLENVNPGLKLLSANYKKLHIILSSLQIFNIFPHNNALSGPIMATCNYESNQVQLALCETIIESIAGHPQETIDPRDLHHITSHFPGGASVQQAVHYAQLINYGGFNKYDYGHYKNLEVYGQISPPSYKLENVQKRIYLIYGDGDVIADKQDVLNLYKHLPNAQLWRVNYTLWSHLDFLYAKNVYNILYKDILEILNR